The following nucleotide sequence is from Streptomyces bathyalis.
GCGCCGCAGCACGTCGGTGAAGCGCTTGACCTCGCGCAGCTGCTCCTTCGGCCGGCCCTCGCAGTCGGTGATACCGAAGTGCATCTCGAACGGGTGGTGGCTGTAGGGCTCCTGGTTCTCCAGCGCGTCGTAGTCCGTGTTGTTCCAGGGCATCCAGCCGGTGGCTCCGGCGAGCAGGGTGCTGTGGAGGACCTGCCGGTAGTAGTGGGCCGCGTTCTCCTCGGAGACGAAGTCGGACGTCAGCCCGAACTCCTCCATGATCACGGGCTTTCCGCCGATGTCGAGCAGTTCGCACACGAAGGCGGCGCCCAGGTGCTGGCGCACGACGTCGGTCTCCATGCGGTAGACGTGCGGGCCGTGGAAGTCGACGAGCTCCGCGAGGTCGCGGATGCGGAAGCCGTTGTCCGCGCCGGAGGTCTCCACGCCCCAGGCTCCGTCGCCGATGGAGACGGGCTGGGTGGCACCGGCCGAACGGACCGCGCCGGTAAGGGTCTTGGCCCAGGCGGTGACCTCGTCGGAGTCGAGGGTGCCGATGCCGCGCGAGGGCCAGTCCGCGTAGATGGGGACCTCGTTGGTCAGCAGCCAGCCCGCGATGGCGGGGTGGTCCTTCCAGCGCGCGGTCGTCTCGCGCACGTACCACTCCTGCTGGGCGACGAAGGAGGCGTCGCCGAAGACGTCGCGCCCGCCGCGCCAGGCCGGGTCCCAGTTCTGCCCGGACATGTGCCCGACGAGGAAGGTGGGGATGGTGTGCATGCCCAGCGCGGCGTGCCGCTCCAGGAAGTCGTCGTAGCGCTCCAGCATCACCGGATCGAGGGTGTTCTCCTCCGGCATGAAGTCCGGCCAGTACAGGAAGCTGCGGGTGATCGTGATGCCGTGGTCGCGCATGGTGCGCAGCTCCTCGTCGACCACTGCGGCGTCGTAGTTCCGCCACATGAGCGGACCGCCGGTGCGGGACCAGTAGTTGACGCCGACCCACAGCAGCGGGTCGCCCTCGGGGGTGGCGAGTTTCGCGGAGTTGCGCTGCATGCCCTGCCCTTCCTCGTACTGTCGCGGCCCTGCGCGGCCGCCTCCCAAGACCCTCCCGGTATATCGTTTAACTTCTTCCTTGTCGACCCATTGTTATGCCTTCTCGGTCGCTGCTACGGTCCGCTGCCATCCCTCGTAGAACGTTTAACACGGACGGACGGACGGTCACCCGGACCGGAAGGGGAGAGCCGATGAACATCCGGTGGGCGGCGTGCGCGACCGCAGCCGTCATGGCACTGCTTTCAGGACTGCTGTCGGGCTGCGGAGGACCGCTCGACCCGAAGACGGACGACCCGCACACCCTCGTCGTCCACAGCAGATTCGCCCCCGGCACCTCCGGCGCGGACGTCTACGCCGCCGCCATAAGGGAGTTCGAGCGCGAGAACCCCGGGACCGAGGTCAAGAACGTCTACAGCGCGGACGACATCTTCAACGTCTTCGAGACGGCGCGGCTGGCGGACAAGGAAGCCGACGTCATGCTCGTGAACCTCTACGACAAGTCCTTCTCCTGGACCGAACTCGGCGCCACGCTCCCCGTGAACAAGTACATGAAGGAGTGGCACCTCACCGACCGCGTGCGCCCCGGCGCCCTCAAGGCCTGGACCGACAGCGAGGGCCGCGTGCGCGGCTTCCCCTGGATGGGATTCAACTGGCCGGTCCTGTTCAACACCAAGCTGCTGGCGCGGGCAGGCATCAAGGAGATACCGCAGACACTGCCCGCACTGCGCAAGACGGTGAAGGCACTGCGGGCGAAGAACATCACTCCCATGGCCATCGGCGGCAACGACTGGTCGGGGCAGAAGCTGCTGATGCAGATCATGCAGGGCTACATGGAACCGCCCGTCGCAAAGCGGGTGTTCGCCAAGGCGGGATTCTGCGCCGAGCCGCAGGCAATGCGCGGCCTGAAACTGTTCGCGCAACTGCGGGACACGGGCCTGTTCGGCAAGGGGGCCCAGGGCTTCACCGCCGACGAGATGAACGCCGAGTACTTCAGCGAGCGCGCCGCCATGATGTCGGCCCTCACCTCCACGATCGCCGCCGTGCCCAAGGGAGTCGGCAGCCGTACCGAGGTCGGCGGATTCCCGATGCCCGAGGACGGCGAGTACAGCAAACCGTCCGTCTATACGGGCGCCACCTCGACCGGCATCTGGATCACTCCCAACGGGCGGAAGAAGATCGGCAAGGTCGGGAAGCTCGTGAAGTTCCTCTACCGCAAGAGCTCCGTACAGCGGTTCATCGACGACAGCGGATTCGCCCTCGGCCTGCGCGAGCAGAAGGGATCGGCCAAATTCCCGCTCGTGACCAAGTCGAACCGGGTCTCCGAGGGTGATGACGTCGAGCGTGTGGTCATGCCCGACAGCTTCGTCCCGGCCGCCGCGTCCGCACCGCTGAACAGGGCGACATCCATCGCCTTCTCTCCCGGCGCGAGCCCGCAGAAGATCTGCCGCGCCCTCGATGTCGCTTACCGAAGCTGAGGGGTTGAGAACCGCCATGGCGACAACCACGATTCCCGGCACTCCGGCCTCCCACGACCTGTCGGGCGACGCGAAGCGACCCCGGAGCCGTGCGCAGCGCGCGCCGCGCACCACCGTGATGGCCGTACCCGCGCTGCTCTGGTACGCGGTGTTCATGATCGGCCCGATCGGGGCGATCTTCGTCATCTCGTTGCTGCGGTGGCCCGGCATGCTCGCCCGCGTCGGATTCGCCGGCCTGGACAACTACAGGGCGGTGCTCTCCGACAGCCTCTTCTGGTCAGCGGTGCACAACAGCGTCGTCCAACTCGCCGTCGCCGTACCGGTGATGATCGTCGGGGCGTTCATGCTCGGCTACCACATCTCGACGCGGCCGCGCGGCTACCAGGTGCTGCGGGTCATCGTCTTCACCCCGGCCCTCATCTCGGCCTCCGCCAAGGCCATGATCTTCTACGGGCTCTTCGCCCCGCGCGGCATGATCAACCATCTGCTCTCCGGCGTGGGCCTCGACGGACTCACCCACACCTGGCTCGCGGACACCTCGACCGCATTCGGCTGCATCGTCGCCATCGACGTATGGGCCGGCATCGGCTACACGGCGACGCTGTACGCCGCCCGCCTCTCGGCCGTACCTGAATCGGTGTACGAGGCCGCCGAGTTGGACGGCGCCGGCCACTGGCGCCGCATGTGGGGGATCGCCTTCCCCATGGTCAAGGACTACGTCGGCGTGACCGTCATGCTCCAGTTCCTGTGGACGCTCTTCACCTCCGCCCAGAACGTGCTGCTGCTGACGCAGGGCGGGCCGGGGAACGCGTCGACGAACCTCTCCTTCCTCGTCTACCAGAAGGCGTTCCTCCAGTCCGACCTCGGCTACAGCCAGGCGGCCGGTGTGCTGCTGTTCGTCTTCGGGCTGATCGGCATGCTCGTCATCAGGCGGGCCTTCCGGCAGTCGTACTGAGCCCCTCCTGCCTCCGTTCAGCATCCGTCCGACAACCCCGATCTCCCACGGCCCCACGGGACTTGCCATGACTTCGACAGCCGCCCGCAGCTCCTCCGCCCCCGTACCGGCGCGCGGCGCCGGTAGGACCGCCGCCCAACTGTGCGCCTGGCTCTATGCGTTGATGCTCCTGCTGCCGCTGTACTACCTGCTGGTCTCGTCGTTCAAGACGAACTCGCAGATCTTCGCCTCGCCGCTGAGCCCGCCCACGTCGCTCTCCTTCGGGAAGTTCGCCTCGGCGGTCAGCGACGCGCGCCTGGACCTGGCGAGCCTCAACTCCCTGATCGTCACGGTCTCTTCGCTCGTGGTCGTCCTGCTGCTCGCTCTGCCGGCCTCGTACGCACTCGCACGCGCCGGAGGCCGGGCGGCGGCCCTCATCGAGCGCGCCTTCTCGCTCGGCTTCCTGATCCCGACCTTCGCGGCGCTGGTGCCCACCTTCCTGCTCGCCGCGCAGCTGGACCTCTTCCACACCCGTACGTTCGTGATCCTCTTCCTGCCGGCGACGTCCCTTCCGCTCGCGGTCGTCCTGCTGACGCAGTTCATGCGAACCGTGCCGCAGGAGGTGGAGGAGGCGGCGCGGATGGACGGCGCGGGCAGCCTGACCATCCTCGTCCGCGTCTATCTGCCCATGGTGGTGCCGGGGGTCGCCACGGTCGGGATCCTCAGCTTCCTGACGTACTGGAACGAGTACCTGTACTCGCTCGTCCTCATCGGTCCCGACCAGGCGCAGCGCACCATCCAGGTCGCCGTGCCCACGCTGCGCTCCCCGCTGGAGACGGATTTCGGCATTCTCGCCGCTGGTACGGTGGTGACCCTTCTGCCCGTCTACGTCGCCTACGCGTTCCTCCAGCGCCGCATGGAAGGCGCCATGATCGGCAGTGCGGTGAAGATCTGAATGACGCGGCACGGGGTTCGAGGAGACGGGATGGCCGGTACGGCCCGGGGGAGGAAGAGCTCCGGAAAGGCGACCATCACGGATGTGGCCGCCGTCGCGGGGGTCTCCGTAGCCGCCGTCTCCAAAGTGATCAACGGCAAGGGCGGCATCTCCGAGCCCACGCGCCAGCGCGTGCTCGCCGCCGCCGACAAGCTCCAGTGGTCGCCGTCGGCCGCCGCCGTGGCCCTGCGCGGCGCCCGCACGCGAGCGCTGGGCATGGTCGTCGGCCGGGGTGCCGATCTGCTGACGGCCGACCCGCACTTCGCGCTGCTCATCTCCGGCGTCGAGAGCGAACTCGCCCCGCTGGACTACGGACTTCTGCTGCACATCGTGGGCGAGGAGCCCGAGGCGGAGGTGCGGGCGTACCGCAGGCTCGCCGAGGAGCGGCGCGTGGACGGCGTGATCCTCACCGAGAGCCGCATCGGCGACCCGCGCTTCGATCTGGTGCGCCGTCTCAGGCTTCCGGCGGTGCTGGTGGGGCGGCCCTGGCAGGAGGACCCGATCCCCCATGTGCAGGCGGCCGGGCAGGACGCGGGGCTGCGCGAGGCGATCGGGCACCTGGTGGAGCTGGGGCACCGGCGCATCGCCTACGTCTCGGGCCCCGAGGACAAGGTGCACACGACGTTCCGCCGGAAGGTCGTCGAGTCCTGCCTCTCGGAGCACGGGCTGCGCCCGAGCCACGTCGTCGTGGGCGAGTTCACCGCGCAGGACGCCACCGCCGCCGTGGGACGCATGGCGGAACCGGCCGACGATAGGCCCACCGCGATCCTCTTCGGCAACGACACCATGGCCGTCGCGGGCATCAACGCCGCCCGCAGGCTGGGTCTCGACGTGCCGCGGGACCTGTCCGTGATCGGCTACGACGACCTCCCGCTCGGCGAGCTGGTCTATCCGCGGCTGACCACGGTCAACCAGGACATCGAGCAGCTCGGACGGGCGGCCGCGAACGAGTTGCTGGGTCTGCTGGAGGAGAGCGGTGCGGGCCCGGTGGCCGCACCCAGGCCGCCGCGGCTGGTCGTCCGGGAGTCCACGGGACCGGTGCCGGCGTCCTGACGGACCGCCCGCACCGGCACACCGGCCCGCAGGGTTACGGGAGCGCGTGAGTCCGCTTCACTTCTTGGGCGAGATCCTCGCGACAGCCCGGTCGTCGCCGATCGACGTGAACTCGATGACGAGCCGGTTGATCTCGATCTTGCCCTTGCTCTTGCCCAGGTTGCCGCTGCAGGAGCCGTTCGTGCAGCTCGTGGAGGAGTTCTGGGCACCCCGGGCCGACGTGGAGACCCGTCCGCCGCTGAAGCCCGCCGTCCACGTGATCACGTGATCCTCGATCTTCTGGACGGTGAACTTGTCGACGCCGTAGGAGGACGGGGGTTGGATCTCATCCCCCTTGGACAGTTCGACCTCGCAGTCACCGTCGGAGCAGGCCTTGGTGTCCGTGCCGTCGGCGGCCTTCGGCAGCGTGGAGGACGCCGAGGGCTCGGCGCCGGCGGAAGGCTTGTCCTTCGTCTTCGGTGAGGGTGATGAACCGCCCTTGGCGTCCGGCGGACTGCTCGGTGCCGCGTCGGCCCCGCCCTCGCCGCCGTCCGCACCCGCGCATCCGGTGAGCCCTGTGAGCAGGGCGAGTATCAGCAGCGGCGCACAGAGCGCCGCCTTCCCGTGGGGTCCGCGACCCAGCACGCCGATCATGTTTCCCCCGCGATCGCCGGCGGGCGGCGGTCTGCCGCCCGGCTTCCTTGTCCGCCGCACGGTAGCACCGATCAGGCGAGCGGCTGACGAGCCGTCAGCCGCCGACGATCCGCATCTCGAACCAAGTGGTCTTACCGCGGGGCAGCAGGTCGACTCCCCAGCGGCCGGAGAGGGTGTCCACGAGGAAGAGACCCCGTCCGCTGGTGTCCAGGTCCTGCACGGGCAGCAGACACGGCAGACCGCGGGACGGGTCGCGCACCTCGACGCGGATCCAGCCGCGGCGGCGCATCATCCGCAGCCCGAAGACGAGAGCCCCGGTGTGGCGCACGGCGTTGCCGACGAGCTCGGAGACGAGCAGCACGGCGTCGTCGGTGAGGGGCCCGGGCAGCGACCAGTGCGACTCGAGGACGGTACGGGCGAGATCGCGGGCGCATCTGGCCGACTCGGGACGGTTCGGCAGGCGCACCTCATCGATCGTCGGGTCACCGACGAGATCGAGAGCAGCGCCGGAGAGGCTGTCGCTCGTCGGTTCACCCGGGACTTCTGGCATCCGCTCGCTCACGTTCGCCACTTCTCCCTGTCCCGCCATGGCAACCATGATGGCCGGAGCAGGGCAGTTGTGGGGCCGTTCAACCAATTCCCAGTTTCCGGAACAACTCCCTCCGCACGCCGGGCTGTTGGGCGCACACCGGTGGACGGTCGGACAAGGGCGGCTCCGACCTGGCATGACCTGCGGTAACCCATCGATCGCCACGTAACGGGAGGGAATTGCGAGGCGCCCGGCCGATTCGGTCCCGTTCCCCCACAAGGTGGGGCGCACAGGAGCCGCGCTGCGCGCCACCCCCAGCCACCCCACCCCGGTACGGGAGATTCCACGTGATGCCGGGTCAGGAAGCGGCACTCCCGGCCGCTCGTCCGCTCAGCCGA
It contains:
- a CDS encoding carbohydrate ABC transporter permease, whose protein sequence is MLLLPLYYLLVSSFKTNSQIFASPLSPPTSLSFGKFASAVSDARLDLASLNSLIVTVSSLVVVLLLALPASYALARAGGRAAALIERAFSLGFLIPTFAALVPTFLLAAQLDLFHTRTFVILFLPATSLPLAVVLLTQFMRTVPQEVEEAARMDGAGSLTILVRVYLPMVVPGVATVGILSFLTYWNEYLYSLVLIGPDQAQRTIQVAVPTLRSPLETDFGILAAGTVVTLLPVYVAYAFLQRRMEGAMIGSAVKI
- a CDS encoding carbohydrate ABC transporter permease; protein product: MATTTIPGTPASHDLSGDAKRPRSRAQRAPRTTVMAVPALLWYAVFMIGPIGAIFVISLLRWPGMLARVGFAGLDNYRAVLSDSLFWSAVHNSVVQLAVAVPVMIVGAFMLGYHISTRPRGYQVLRVIVFTPALISASAKAMIFYGLFAPRGMINHLLSGVGLDGLTHTWLADTSTAFGCIVAIDVWAGIGYTATLYAARLSAVPESVYEAAELDGAGHWRRMWGIAFPMVKDYVGVTVMLQFLWTLFTSAQNVLLLTQGGPGNASTNLSFLVYQKAFLQSDLGYSQAAGVLLFVFGLIGMLVIRRAFRQSY
- a CDS encoding cellulase family glycosylhydrolase, yielding MQRNSAKLATPEGDPLLWVGVNYWSRTGGPLMWRNYDAAVVDEELRTMRDHGITITRSFLYWPDFMPEENTLDPVMLERYDDFLERHAALGMHTIPTFLVGHMSGQNWDPAWRGGRDVFGDASFVAQQEWYVRETTARWKDHPAIAGWLLTNEVPIYADWPSRGIGTLDSDEVTAWAKTLTGAVRSAGATQPVSIGDGAWGVETSGADNGFRIRDLAELVDFHGPHVYRMETDVVRQHLGAAFVCELLDIGGKPVIMEEFGLTSDFVSEENAAHYYRQVLHSTLLAGATGWMPWNNTDYDALENQEPYSHHPFEMHFGITDCEGRPKEQLREVKRFTDVLRRTDAARLSRPATRVALVVSSFLEKMYPFTQPDDRTSILTNTRQAYVAAREADLGVGVAREADGLPSDCALYLLPSAKQLTAPGWTRLRALAEGGATVYASYFLGEHMNQRGTWWPKLDETFGVRKKLRYGLADPIEDDELRMVFQSDFGGIEAGEELVFPVAGTANSRSYLPVEPDGAEVLATDSHGRPALLRRRTGTGALVLCTYPVEHMAAVSPGVNPEPTWRLYAALAAEAGAVPEVSVADPRVMTGRMEHEDGRSFVWFISQHDEPLTAEPVLTGGGALKDLDGAGLDAVELPPYGVIVAEMTP
- a CDS encoding ABC transporter substrate-binding protein — protein: MNIRWAACATAAVMALLSGLLSGCGGPLDPKTDDPHTLVVHSRFAPGTSGADVYAAAIREFERENPGTEVKNVYSADDIFNVFETARLADKEADVMLVNLYDKSFSWTELGATLPVNKYMKEWHLTDRVRPGALKAWTDSEGRVRGFPWMGFNWPVLFNTKLLARAGIKEIPQTLPALRKTVKALRAKNITPMAIGGNDWSGQKLLMQIMQGYMEPPVAKRVFAKAGFCAEPQAMRGLKLFAQLRDTGLFGKGAQGFTADEMNAEYFSERAAMMSALTSTIAAVPKGVGSRTEVGGFPMPEDGEYSKPSVYTGATSTGIWITPNGRKKIGKVGKLVKFLYRKSSVQRFIDDSGFALGLREQKGSAKFPLVTKSNRVSEGDDVERVVMPDSFVPAAASAPLNRATSIAFSPGASPQKICRALDVAYRS
- a CDS encoding LacI family DNA-binding transcriptional regulator, which codes for MAGTARGRKSSGKATITDVAAVAGVSVAAVSKVINGKGGISEPTRQRVLAAADKLQWSPSAAAVALRGARTRALGMVVGRGADLLTADPHFALLISGVESELAPLDYGLLLHIVGEEPEAEVRAYRRLAEERRVDGVILTESRIGDPRFDLVRRLRLPAVLVGRPWQEDPIPHVQAAGQDAGLREAIGHLVELGHRRIAYVSGPEDKVHTTFRRKVVESCLSEHGLRPSHVVVGEFTAQDATAAVGRMAEPADDRPTAILFGNDTMAVAGINAARRLGLDVPRDLSVIGYDDLPLGELVYPRLTTVNQDIEQLGRAAANELLGLLEESGAGPVAAPRPPRLVVRESTGPVPAS
- a CDS encoding ATP-binding protein, which encodes MPEVPGEPTSDSLSGAALDLVGDPTIDEVRLPNRPESARCARDLARTVLESHWSLPGPLTDDAVLLVSELVGNAVRHTGALVFGLRMMRRRGWIRVEVRDPSRGLPCLLPVQDLDTSGRGLFLVDTLSGRWGVDLLPRGKTTWFEMRIVGG